One Glutamicibacter halophytocola DNA segment encodes these proteins:
- a CDS encoding ROK family transcriptional regulator, which yields MSSVKNFDAPGTQSAESASALRRLNTQRVLDAAWDREAVTASELISLTGLTRATVLNQAKELVESGWLTEAKDTRAAGAYSKGRPALRYELNRTHRFIAGIDAGQHRISLTLSDLRGTEQTRTAAILDPLASGRHRVEITEKLLAGVLAEFKVHKLAAVVIGVPAPVDSNGASPDDDNGFWASMNPEWKAALGKYTHLLRIENDANLAAIAELADGTDGSFASLMVGERIGAGVVVDNHLLRGAKGLAGEMRFLAHVAGVGDAHGLGYLAREQAKAALSKGASSSLALLDSDTLRAEDVFHAAAQDDQLAQEILESLGARLARISAVISGFAGLERVVLSGAMAEILQPVVAIAQRELAQEPALTCVQLTTSTLGAEVAMRGAIDLGVQLVRTAAPF from the coding sequence GTGAGTTCAGTGAAAAATTTTGATGCGCCGGGAACCCAGTCCGCAGAAAGCGCCAGCGCGTTGCGCCGCCTAAACACCCAGCGCGTTCTGGACGCCGCATGGGACCGCGAGGCCGTGACCGCCAGTGAACTCATTTCACTGACCGGTTTGACCCGTGCAACAGTTCTCAACCAGGCAAAAGAGCTGGTTGAATCCGGCTGGCTCACCGAGGCGAAGGACACCAGGGCTGCCGGAGCATATTCCAAGGGGCGACCGGCGCTGCGCTATGAACTGAACCGGACACATCGCTTCATTGCAGGGATCGACGCAGGCCAGCACCGCATCAGCCTGACGCTCAGCGATCTGCGGGGAACTGAGCAAACCCGTACCGCCGCAATTCTCGACCCGCTGGCCTCGGGGCGCCATCGAGTCGAAATTACCGAAAAGCTGCTGGCCGGCGTGCTGGCCGAATTCAAGGTGCACAAGCTCGCGGCCGTGGTGATCGGTGTTCCCGCGCCGGTTGACTCGAACGGTGCCTCTCCGGATGATGACAATGGCTTCTGGGCCAGCATGAACCCGGAGTGGAAAGCCGCGCTCGGCAAATACACGCACCTATTGAGGATTGAAAACGACGCGAATCTGGCCGCCATCGCCGAACTGGCAGACGGCACCGATGGTTCCTTTGCCTCATTGATGGTTGGCGAGCGCATCGGTGCCGGTGTGGTGGTCGACAACCACCTGCTGCGCGGGGCCAAAGGGCTGGCAGGGGAAATGCGATTCCTTGCGCATGTTGCCGGCGTTGGGGATGCCCACGGATTGGGCTACCTGGCTCGCGAACAAGCCAAGGCGGCCTTGTCCAAAGGTGCCAGCAGCAGCTTGGCCCTGCTGGACTCGGATACCTTGCGCGCGGAAGACGTATTCCATGCCGCTGCGCAAGACGACCAGCTGGCCCAGGAAATCCTGGAATCCCTGGGGGCCCGGCTGGCTCGGATCAGCGCCGTCATTTCCGGTTTTGCCGGGTTGGAGCGCGTGGTGCTCTCCGGCGCGATGGCAGAAATCCTTCAGCCGGTGGTTGCCATCGCCCAGCGCGAGCTCGCCCAGGAGCCGGCCCTGACCTGTGTCCAGCTGACCACGTCCACCTTGGGCGCCGAAGTGGCGATGCGAGGAGCAATCGACCTCGGCGTGCAGCTGGTGCGCACCGCGGCGCCTTTCTAG
- a CDS encoding carbohydrate ABC transporter permease, protein MSLSLQQRLNKRSRSRVGRERTNWWATGILGICALAVLAPLFVTVSMAFKSAKQAVDGKAFSLPKPFSIEGFTAAWDLVNFPRAFTISLVITLVAVLGAVLVASMASYAIHRNWSKRFYRFSFYYLLGAMFLPFPVLALSQVKLTGLFGLDNPAGVAILHVMFGLSFNVLLFTSFLRGLPGELEESARIDGASNWTTYWRIIFPLLAPMSATVAIFAFLSSWNDFMMPSLIIAEQADQTLPVVQQLFQTQFSNNYHVSFASYLMAMAPSVVAYLFTQRWVMSGLTQGAVKS, encoded by the coding sequence ATGAGCCTCAGTTTGCAACAACGACTCAACAAGCGCTCCCGCTCGCGTGTCGGACGGGAACGCACCAATTGGTGGGCTACTGGAATATTGGGGATCTGCGCGCTGGCGGTTCTGGCACCCCTCTTCGTCACCGTCTCGATGGCTTTCAAATCAGCCAAGCAGGCCGTGGACGGCAAGGCCTTCTCGCTGCCAAAGCCCTTCTCGATTGAAGGATTCACGGCGGCATGGGACCTGGTCAACTTTCCGCGCGCCTTCACCATCTCGCTGGTGATTACCCTCGTAGCAGTCCTTGGCGCGGTACTCGTCGCTTCCATGGCTTCCTATGCGATCCACCGCAACTGGAGCAAGCGCTTCTACCGCTTCAGCTTCTACTACCTCCTGGGAGCGATGTTCCTCCCGTTCCCGGTCTTGGCGCTATCCCAGGTCAAGCTCACCGGGCTCTTCGGGCTGGATAATCCGGCAGGTGTTGCCATCCTGCACGTCATGTTCGGGCTGTCATTCAATGTCCTGCTCTTCACGTCCTTCCTGCGGGGCCTGCCCGGAGAACTGGAGGAAAGCGCGCGGATCGACGGAGCCAGCAACTGGACGACCTATTGGCGGATCATCTTCCCGCTCTTGGCTCCAATGAGTGCCACGGTGGCAATCTTCGCTTTCCTCTCGTCGTGGAACGACTTCATGATGCCATCGCTGATCATCGCCGAACAGGCGGACCAGACCCTGCCCGTGGTGCAGCAGCTGTTCCAAACCCAGTTCTCGAATAACTACCACGTGTCCTTTGCCTCCTACCTGATGGCCATGGCCCCCAGCGTAGTTGCCTACCTGTTCACCCAGCGCTGGGTGATGTCAGGACTGACCCAAGGCGCCGTTAAATCCTGA
- a CDS encoding DUF6069 family protein produces MTAQGQPNSPFNFIQVVIAALGAGYLNVIIFFIGIASGASMKVGSNPEKIVGFDHILQFTWLPLVVLGFVVFLIGRASKGFVKVAQWIGLVVAVLSVISPIMNAADVATGLTLSVIHVVTGAAWFFAVHYGNKKLHVPSKDVVLV; encoded by the coding sequence ATGACTGCTCAGGGACAACCAAATAGCCCGTTCAACTTCATTCAGGTCGTCATCGCCGCACTGGGCGCCGGCTACCTCAACGTCATCATCTTTTTCATCGGCATCGCTTCGGGCGCCTCGATGAAGGTTGGCTCCAACCCTGAGAAGATTGTCGGCTTTGACCACATCCTGCAGTTCACCTGGCTTCCCTTGGTGGTGCTGGGCTTTGTGGTCTTCCTGATCGGACGAGCCAGCAAGGGCTTCGTCAAGGTCGCGCAGTGGATCGGGCTGGTTGTTGCCGTTCTTTCGGTGATTTCCCCGATCATGAATGCAGCCGATGTGGCTACCGGCCTGACCCTGAGCGTGATCCACGTGGTCACCGGCGCTGCCTGGTTCTTCGCCGTGCATTACGGCAACAAGAAGCTGCACGTTCCATCCAAGGACGTCGTCCTCGTCTAG
- a CDS encoding carbohydrate ABC transporter permease, with the protein MTLTAPAKSSSGKKHAAPAQPVKRQRIDATYFGFLVPALICFTIAISVPAIMGIFFSFTDSVGFGDYNIIGLANYAALFTDPAIIGAYSFTIGFALVTVVLTNALAFLLAVGLTAQIRARVALRTIFVMPMVISGIVIAYVFNFLFSNTLPTVGEHLGIEVLKSSLLSNPDLAWLSIVIVTAWQAIPSAMLIYIAGLMAIPYDLYEASSLDGASALGQLMHVTLPLMVGYIGINIIIGFKNFLGAYDIIVGLTNGGPGVKTRSIAMTIFTGFERGDYAYQMANATVFFIISLIIALLQLRLTNKGQAK; encoded by the coding sequence ATGACACTCACCGCCCCAGCCAAGTCCAGCAGCGGCAAAAAGCACGCTGCCCCTGCCCAACCCGTGAAACGGCAACGAATCGATGCTACCTATTTCGGGTTCCTTGTCCCTGCCCTGATCTGTTTTACGATCGCCATTTCCGTTCCCGCGATCATGGGCATTTTCTTCAGCTTCACCGACTCGGTGGGGTTCGGGGACTACAACATCATCGGCCTGGCCAATTACGCCGCGCTGTTTACCGATCCCGCCATTATCGGCGCCTACAGCTTCACCATCGGTTTCGCTTTGGTGACCGTGGTGCTGACCAATGCGCTGGCATTCCTCCTGGCGGTCGGGCTTACAGCGCAGATCCGAGCACGCGTCGCTTTGCGAACCATCTTTGTGATGCCCATGGTTATTTCAGGAATTGTCATCGCCTATGTTTTCAACTTCTTGTTCTCCAACACCTTGCCCACCGTGGGCGAGCATCTGGGCATAGAGGTCCTCAAGTCGTCGTTGCTCTCGAACCCGGATCTCGCCTGGCTGTCGATCGTCATTGTCACCGCCTGGCAGGCCATCCCCTCGGCCATGCTGATCTACATTGCAGGCCTCATGGCGATCCCCTACGACTTGTACGAAGCCTCATCCCTGGACGGCGCCAGCGCTCTCGGACAGCTCATGCATGTCACGCTTCCGCTGATGGTTGGCTATATCGGGATCAACATCATTATCGGTTTCAAGAATTTCCTGGGTGCCTACGACATTATTGTCGGCCTGACCAATGGCGGCCCGGGAGTGAAAACCCGGTCCATTGCCATGACCATTTTCACCGGATTCGAGCGCGGTGACTACGCCTACCAGATGGCCAATGCCACGGTCTTCTTCATCATTTCGCTGATTATCGCGCTCTTGCAGTTGCGCCTGACCAACAAGGGACAAGCAAAATGA
- a CDS encoding ABC transporter substrate-binding protein: MNFGSSALSRPLKRRSFIASMMAAGTLAMTGCSSSETLVTLRFNQSKPEVVPYFRDLLAQFNASQKTVNATHEVTAGLSAAFARNDPPDLGCLNYNFEMARFQERGALSDLSDLPQQKMNAPFIKQLLDLYPDYPGRTSVLPYSMMGAAVLYNKDIFEKHDLAIPTRYSELLELCGELEDLGITPIYSTFKDAWTVSQGLADYTLGGAIDINQHFAELREIGSDFTPGSAASFSKAFAEPLLTMQELAKFSNPDAANRGYGDGNLAFANGQAAMYLQGPWALPEIAKTNPDANIGTFPLPMTEDPDDLKIRVNLDLALWIPEQSDHQAEARELLAFLCQPEIQDAYNESALGFGVRSDSPPTKDPRLKQMQPYIDAGRLYQGVSTAIPRTIPFENYMQGLVAGGSVEQTLATLDADWARLAQRS, translated from the coding sequence ATGAACTTTGGATCAAGTGCCTTGTCTCGACCCCTGAAACGGCGGTCGTTCATTGCATCGATGATGGCGGCCGGAACACTGGCAATGACCGGTTGCAGCAGCAGCGAGACCCTAGTGACCCTTCGCTTCAACCAGTCCAAGCCGGAAGTGGTTCCCTACTTCAGGGATCTGCTGGCGCAGTTCAACGCGTCCCAGAAAACGGTGAACGCAACCCACGAAGTCACCGCCGGGCTCTCGGCAGCGTTTGCCCGCAACGATCCGCCGGATTTAGGCTGCCTCAACTACAACTTTGAAATGGCGCGGTTCCAGGAACGCGGGGCGCTTTCGGATCTCTCTGATCTGCCGCAGCAGAAGATGAATGCACCATTCATCAAGCAATTGCTGGATCTCTACCCGGACTACCCTGGGCGGACATCGGTGTTGCCCTATTCGATGATGGGCGCCGCAGTGCTCTACAACAAGGACATTTTCGAGAAGCACGATCTTGCCATCCCGACTCGATATTCCGAGCTGCTGGAGCTTTGCGGGGAACTGGAGGACCTGGGCATCACGCCCATCTACTCCACCTTCAAGGACGCGTGGACGGTGTCACAGGGATTAGCTGACTACACCTTGGGCGGGGCCATCGACATCAACCAGCATTTTGCCGAGCTGCGCGAAATCGGTTCCGACTTCACGCCCGGCTCCGCCGCATCATTTTCAAAAGCCTTCGCCGAACCGCTGCTCACGATGCAAGAACTGGCCAAGTTCTCCAATCCGGATGCCGCCAATCGCGGCTACGGCGATGGCAACCTTGCCTTCGCAAATGGCCAGGCCGCCATGTACCTGCAAGGCCCATGGGCACTGCCCGAAATCGCCAAGACCAATCCCGATGCCAATATCGGCACCTTCCCCTTGCCAATGACCGAAGACCCCGACGACCTGAAAATCAGGGTCAACCTCGACTTGGCGCTATGGATCCCCGAACAATCCGACCACCAGGCCGAAGCGCGTGAACTTCTGGCCTTCCTTTGCCAACCCGAAATCCAAGATGCCTACAACGAATCAGCCCTCGGTTTTGGAGTTCGCTCCGACTCGCCGCCGACTAAAGACCCGCGCCTGAAGCAGATGCAGCCGTATATCGATGCCGGGCGCCTCTACCAGGGCGTCTCGACCGCGATTCCGCGCACCATCCCCTTCGAAAACTACATGCAGGGACTGGTCGCCGGCGGCAGCGTGGAACAAACCCTAGCGACCCTCGACGCGGACTGGGCCCGGCTGGCCCAACGCAGCTAG
- a CDS encoding alpha-amylase family glycosyl hydrolase: protein MTLQDTTHSTGLSKDATWWRQAAVYQIYPRSFADSNADGLGDLAGISSRVSYLKDLGIDAVWLSPFYPSALADGGYDVDDYRNVDPRLGTLEDFDQMTDRLHEAGIKVIVDIVPNHSSNLHEWFQAALAAPKGSAERDRYIFRDGSGANGELPPADWESLFGGPAWEPVGDGQWYLHLFAKEQPDFNWSNNEVREDFLKTLRFWSDRGVDGFRVDVAHALTKDIPLANLPTKAELDAHPWDGTHPIWDRDEVHDVYVQWRQVFDEYDPPRIAVAEAWTESDRRPAYARSTGLGQAFNFDLLQADFDAAAFKKIISFNLEQAGIAGSSTTWVYSNHDVVRHATRYGLPLAGDPDYAKKWLLHGADQSELDVELGLRRARAATLLELALPGCAYLYQGEELGLPEVSEISDEQRQDPAFFKNKGVEVGRDGCRVPIPWETGGVSFGFGDAAPHLPQPQAFGPLSVAAQDGKEGSTLELYREALRLRRELQSEESLQWLDSNEGVLAFSRPSGWISITNFSAEPQALPEGALLLSSAPLDADGLLPSATTAWLRRS from the coding sequence GTGACCCTGCAAGACACCACCCACAGCACCGGCCTATCCAAGGACGCCACCTGGTGGCGCCAAGCTGCCGTGTACCAGATCTACCCTCGCAGCTTCGCCGATTCCAATGCCGATGGCCTCGGCGACCTGGCGGGCATCAGCTCGCGGGTCAGCTACCTGAAGGATCTGGGCATCGATGCAGTCTGGCTGTCCCCTTTCTACCCTTCCGCGCTGGCAGACGGCGGATACGACGTGGATGACTACCGCAATGTGGACCCGCGGCTGGGCACCTTGGAAGACTTCGACCAGATGACGGATCGGCTTCATGAAGCGGGCATCAAGGTCATCGTGGATATCGTTCCCAACCACTCATCGAATCTCCACGAATGGTTCCAGGCCGCTCTGGCCGCTCCCAAGGGCTCGGCTGAGCGCGACCGCTATATCTTCCGCGACGGATCGGGAGCCAATGGCGAATTGCCTCCGGCCGACTGGGAATCCCTCTTCGGGGGACCTGCCTGGGAACCAGTCGGCGATGGCCAGTGGTACCTGCACCTCTTTGCCAAGGAACAGCCGGATTTCAACTGGTCCAACAACGAGGTGCGCGAAGACTTCCTCAAGACCCTGCGCTTCTGGTCCGACCGTGGCGTCGACGGCTTCCGCGTTGATGTGGCCCACGCCCTGACCAAAGACATCCCGCTGGCCAATTTGCCGACCAAGGCGGAGCTCGACGCCCACCCATGGGATGGCACCCACCCCATCTGGGACCGCGATGAAGTCCATGATGTCTATGTGCAATGGCGCCAGGTCTTTGACGAGTACGACCCTCCCCGCATTGCGGTGGCCGAGGCCTGGACCGAATCCGATCGCCGTCCTGCCTACGCGCGGTCCACCGGACTGGGCCAAGCCTTCAATTTTGACCTGCTGCAGGCAGACTTCGACGCGGCGGCCTTCAAGAAGATCATTTCCTTCAATCTCGAGCAGGCGGGCATCGCCGGCTCCTCGACCACCTGGGTCTACTCCAATCATGACGTCGTGCGCCATGCCACCCGCTATGGCCTGCCGCTGGCCGGGGATCCGGACTACGCCAAGAAATGGCTGCTGCATGGTGCCGATCAATCGGAGCTGGACGTCGAACTGGGCCTTCGTCGCGCGCGTGCCGCAACGCTGCTGGAACTGGCTTTGCCAGGTTGCGCCTACTTGTACCAGGGCGAAGAGCTGGGCCTGCCTGAGGTCAGCGAAATCTCCGACGAGCAGCGCCAGGACCCCGCCTTCTTCAAGAACAAGGGCGTTGAAGTGGGACGCGACGGATGCCGCGTGCCGATCCCGTGGGAAACCGGCGGAGTTTCTTTCGGCTTCGGCGACGCCGCGCCGCACCTGCCACAGCCGCAGGCTTTCGGCCCGTTGAGTGTCGCGGCCCAGGACGGAAAGGAAGGAAGCACGCTGGAGCTCTACCGGGAGGCACTGCGCCTGCGCCGGGAACTGCAAAGCGAAGAGTCCCTCCAATGGCTCGACTCGAATGAGGGAGTGCTCGCTTTCAGCCGCCCGAGCGGCTGGATCAGCATCACCAACTTCAGCGCAGAGCCGCAAGCGCTCCCCGAGGGCGCATTGCTGCTTTCCAGCGCGCCGCTGGATGCCGATGGCCTTTTGCCTTCGGCGACGACCGCATGGCTGCGCCGCAGCTAG
- a CDS encoding iron ABC transporter permease, whose product MNTAEKTAEPPVHPGNPAAPAREMQPLAVPANGTHLAAGAGVLATLLAAVLMVGAWHLTQGTSGIGLSELLRALIGDGTSVGGVQASEIFTGSRLPRLCAGAAVGLALGVAGSLLQSVTRNPLASPDTLAVTSGAYFALCIVAALGLSLSTLVSSAVAFAGGLLAAGTVLALAGRSTGGATTRLILAGSAIAMALEAGSGMILLLFKENTTGLYAWGSGSLAQLNLDAFLRSLPVMLVALAMCLLLSRRLDVLSLGDDNAMVLGVPVRSTRILTLLCAVLLTGVSVSLAGPIAFVGLGAPVLARLLSRRLVVLRRQLFLLPATGLIGALLILLADVVLRTLLGAQGAASIPTGVPTAVLGGVLIVILALRLPEASHARNRLQVASALRSRWRFAFALALGLALLIVVAVLGLLSGSIMLRLGDLALWLQDAAPALIERAFSERAPRTTAALCAGAALGLAGCLVQGTVRNPLAEPGILGITAGAGLGAAIVVTVFGGSRSLLVIFAVVAGLATFALVASLAWRRGFSPERFVLIGIGTGYALSALTTYLLLSINSWETPRIYTWLSGSSYGREFADVIPVAIMLLLALPIVLLMSRTLDLLAVDEDLPTTLGVATARTRLVALALAAVLAALSVVAIGVVGFVGLVAPHLARSLVGSRHHRLIPVSILFGAFLVALADALGRTIIAPAQIPAGLVVSLLGTPYFIWLLYRSRG is encoded by the coding sequence ATGAACACCGCTGAAAAAACCGCAGAGCCACCAGTTCACCCCGGGAACCCCGCTGCCCCGGCTCGCGAGATGCAACCATTGGCTGTTCCGGCCAACGGCACTCACCTCGCGGCCGGAGCAGGAGTGCTGGCAACTTTGCTTGCAGCAGTGCTCATGGTCGGTGCGTGGCATCTGACTCAGGGCACTTCCGGGATAGGACTCTCTGAATTATTGCGGGCCTTGATCGGAGACGGCACCAGCGTAGGAGGAGTCCAGGCCTCTGAGATTTTCACTGGTTCCCGCCTGCCACGTCTTTGCGCAGGGGCCGCAGTAGGACTTGCCCTGGGCGTTGCCGGTTCATTGCTGCAATCAGTCACCCGTAATCCCTTGGCCTCGCCGGATACCCTAGCGGTCACTTCCGGCGCCTATTTCGCGCTGTGCATTGTGGCAGCCCTCGGACTTAGCCTGTCCACCCTGGTATCCAGTGCAGTGGCTTTTGCCGGTGGCCTATTAGCTGCCGGAACTGTACTGGCACTTGCTGGCCGGAGCACTGGGGGCGCCACCACGCGGCTAATCCTGGCTGGTTCAGCGATTGCGATGGCGCTAGAAGCTGGCAGCGGCATGATCCTGTTGCTCTTCAAGGAAAACACCACAGGATTGTACGCCTGGGGTTCGGGCTCGCTAGCTCAGTTGAATCTGGACGCGTTTTTGCGCAGCCTGCCGGTGATGCTGGTGGCCTTGGCCATGTGCCTCCTGCTCTCACGCAGGCTAGACGTCCTCTCCCTCGGGGATGACAATGCGATGGTTCTAGGAGTTCCAGTTCGCTCCACTCGCATCTTGACTCTGCTATGCGCGGTGCTCCTCACCGGTGTTTCAGTTTCACTTGCCGGGCCCATTGCATTTGTGGGGCTCGGCGCTCCGGTCCTGGCCCGTTTGCTTTCACGCAGGCTCGTGGTGCTGCGCCGCCAGCTCTTTCTGCTCCCGGCCACCGGCTTGATCGGCGCCCTGCTGATTCTGCTGGCCGATGTGGTGCTCCGGACACTGCTCGGCGCGCAGGGGGCGGCATCCATTCCAACCGGTGTTCCCACTGCGGTGTTGGGCGGAGTGCTGATCGTCATTCTCGCTCTCAGGCTTCCTGAAGCGTCCCATGCCCGCAACCGACTGCAGGTGGCCAGCGCATTGCGCAGCCGCTGGCGCTTCGCATTCGCCCTTGCACTGGGTCTCGCCCTGCTCATCGTAGTGGCGGTGCTTGGACTGCTATCGGGAAGCATCATGCTGCGTCTGGGAGATTTGGCACTCTGGCTCCAAGATGCCGCCCCGGCACTGATCGAAAGGGCCTTCTCCGAACGGGCGCCACGAACCACGGCGGCGTTGTGCGCTGGAGCCGCCCTGGGACTAGCGGGATGCCTGGTGCAGGGTACGGTACGCAATCCACTGGCAGAACCCGGGATTCTGGGCATCACCGCAGGAGCGGGCCTGGGCGCAGCCATTGTCGTCACCGTTTTTGGCGGTTCCCGATCCTTGTTGGTGATTTTTGCGGTGGTTGCTGGCTTGGCGACCTTCGCCCTCGTCGCGTCACTAGCGTGGCGGCGAGGTTTCTCCCCTGAAAGGTTTGTGCTGATCGGCATCGGCACGGGGTATGCGCTCTCGGCGCTCACCACCTATTTGCTGTTGAGCATCAATTCATGGGAAACGCCGAGGATCTACACTTGGCTCTCCGGTTCGAGCTACGGCAGGGAATTCGCCGATGTCATCCCGGTGGCCATAATGCTCCTGCTTGCGCTTCCGATAGTCCTGCTCATGAGCCGAACCCTCGATCTGCTCGCCGTTGACGAGGATCTGCCCACGACGCTGGGGGTCGCCACTGCGCGGACCCGGCTCGTCGCCCTGGCCCTTGCAGCTGTGCTGGCTGCACTCAGCGTCGTGGCCATCGGCGTTGTCGGTTTCGTCGGACTGGTTGCTCCGCACCTGGCCCGTTCATTGGTCGGCTCACGGCACCACCGGCTGATTCCGGTATCGATCCTCTTCGGAGCATTCCTTGTCGCCCTGGCCGACGCACTGGGACGTACCATCATTGCTCCGGCCCAAATTCCAGCGGGCCTGGTCGTGTCCCTCCTTGGAACCCCCTATTTCATCTGGTTGCTCTACCGCTCGCGCGGTTAA
- a CDS encoding peptidase C39 family protein, with the protein MSQHTAPDVIVQDFATSCHEDRLKHLGPLDDAWKRGLSASSARVLTVQAADGTVNGGALLTARSAGAYVKISSVLARTAAHREQVIRGVLDYARQQGLTCIKWEMWTEYPELFALAEDLGFQRLPAPRRTGQTACPAPLAGYVHWLNPVQYIQSPHYQQSENFTCAAVAALVAHQETSKIDSLEKLRIAELALWRQATNFMACEPIELGLALTQRWPQSLVSVWLDTDQPVMVDYYSQTERDWRGILQRQSRLRAETAGLAMHAKRLEMSQISDAVANGAQVLLLVSLEKMLGFDVPHWILCHGIAVTAQSPVLIVEDSWVNHGSSESWVDATSLPITLQELDAMSVLEDGRYRAALVLAQCADRNRDPESGVGIRSSTA; encoded by the coding sequence ATGTCCCAGCACACCGCGCCCGATGTCATTGTCCAAGACTTCGCCACCTCGTGCCATGAAGACCGTCTGAAGCATCTAGGCCCTCTGGATGATGCCTGGAAACGTGGCCTTTCTGCGTCTTCCGCGCGGGTATTAACCGTTCAAGCAGCCGACGGTACCGTCAATGGCGGTGCGTTGCTTACTGCCCGTTCGGCCGGTGCCTATGTGAAAATTTCCAGCGTGCTTGCGCGTACGGCAGCGCACCGGGAACAGGTTATACGGGGAGTCCTCGATTATGCTCGGCAGCAAGGCCTGACCTGCATCAAATGGGAGATGTGGACAGAATATCCCGAACTATTTGCCTTGGCTGAGGACCTCGGATTCCAGCGTCTGCCCGCCCCCCGGCGCACCGGGCAGACTGCCTGCCCCGCACCGCTGGCCGGTTACGTCCATTGGCTCAATCCAGTCCAATACATCCAGAGCCCGCATTACCAGCAAAGCGAGAACTTCACGTGCGCAGCGGTCGCGGCGCTCGTTGCGCACCAAGAAACTTCCAAGATCGACTCCCTTGAAAAGCTGCGTATTGCGGAGCTGGCGCTGTGGCGCCAGGCGACCAACTTCATGGCCTGCGAGCCGATTGAATTGGGCTTGGCCTTGACCCAGCGCTGGCCACAGAGCTTGGTCTCAGTGTGGCTGGATACCGACCAGCCGGTCATGGTGGACTATTATTCTCAGACGGAACGTGATTGGCGCGGAATCCTCCAGCGGCAATCACGGCTACGCGCCGAAACCGCGGGGCTAGCCATGCACGCCAAACGCCTGGAAATGTCTCAGATCAGTGATGCGGTAGCCAACGGCGCCCAGGTGCTGCTGCTGGTATCGCTGGAAAAGATGCTTGGATTCGACGTTCCGCATTGGATACTCTGCCACGGGATAGCAGTCACTGCACAAAGCCCTGTACTGATTGTGGAAGATTCGTGGGTGAATCATGGCAGCTCCGAAAGCTGGGTCGATGCGACTTCTCTGCCCATCACGCTGCAGGAATTGGATGCCATGTCTGTGCTTGAAGATGGCAGATATCGGGCCGCTCTTGTCCTGGCCCAGTGCGCAGACAGAAACCGGGATCCGGAGTCCGGAGTGGGAATACGATCATCCACGGCTTAG